The Salmo salar chromosome ssa02, Ssal_v3.1, whole genome shotgun sequence genome segment caaTTTAACCTTATTTAGCtttgagctaacgttagctgggttGCAAGTTAGCTTGAGTTGGTGCAGTGCAGTTTGGGAAGGAAGAAGCAGATACGCGGCAGTTTCAGGCCAAACATAAGGCAAGTAtagtgcatttcacattatttCTCAGTAACTATCTTTCGGGTGAGTTGTAACACTTTCTGTCTGTAGTTTatttggctggctagctaactggctagTTAACTTTGAATACAATTCTGTCTAAACTAGCTCTAACTAGCCTGCTAACTTAGCCAGTCAGGAAAGTTGGATAGGTTAGAGATGTATTcatgaaaaaaaatgtttatagTCACCGTTAGTCTGTAACACGAAGTGTTTTCATTTTTCCCATTGATCTAGTTaacgttacctgtctgacactGACGAGTGATGGAGGCCCCACCAGTGTCAGTGCTGCCCATCACGGGGGGCACAATCAACATGATGGAGTACCTGCTGCAAGGTGAGTCTGCCTAGGTCGAAATTCTAGCGTCTCCATTCTGTATTTGGGTGTCTGAAGCGTGGTTGGTTCTTTTAGGGGTCTTGGAAAAAACATCCAGATCATATTGAATAtaaatattgtaatgaaacaggcagggagcaggtctcgaaccctcaaccttctagcccgaagtccagcgcgctatcgactgtgccccaaAAGCATGCTCATGCGGCAGAGTTGATGTCcccgcttataaacccagggtcgttacactactCCCTCCTTTCAAAGAGCGCGTCCTCACGCTAGCTTGCGACTCTACGTCTTGTAGGAACGCACACACTGGCCAAGCACACGCACTGTCGTGGATGCAAGGTccgatcccacttctgacaccaatgtaatgacacaggcagggagcaggtctcgaaccctcaaccttctagcccgaagtccagcgagctatcgactgtgccgcaaaagcatgctcgagcggcagagtcgatatccgtgtttataaacccagggtcgttacaatatgTTAAGGTGAAGACCCCATACCAGCTCCTGTGCAATAATTTTTTCAATAATTGAAAAGTACAGTCTGTTTCCATTGAGGCCTTTTACGTTTCTGAATTGGCATTTCAATTCACTCTTAAAAAGTCCAAATGACAAGTTACGCTTGTAAATGTAACATTGATGACACTGTTCTGTCATGTCGCCATTCAAGGCAGCGTCTTGGACCAGGCCCTCGAAAGCCTATTGCACCGCCTCCGGGGCCTTTGTGACAACATGGAACCCGAGACGTTCGCCGACCATGAGCTGGTCTACCTCCTGAAGGGCCAGCAGGGCAACCCGTTCCTGCTGCGCGCCCGCCGCTCCCTCTCCCACCCAACAGTTCCCTGGCACCTGCGCTACCTGGGCCAGCCGGAGGTGGGTGACAAGTCCCGCCACGCGCTGGTTCGCAACTGTGTTGATGTGGCCGCCTCGCACAGCCTGCCCGACTTCCTCAATGAAATGGGCTTCCGCATGGACCACGAGTTCGTAGCCAAGGGCCACATTTTCCGTAGAGGCGTGCTCAAAGTGGTGGTGAGTAAACTGTCACGCATCCTGGTCCCTGGGAATACAGAGAACACGGAGCCGCTGTCACTCTCCTACCTGGTGGAGCTCAGTGTGTTGGCCCCCGCGGGCCAGGATACCATGTCGGAGGAAATGCGCAGCTTCGCTGAGCAGCTCAAGCCCCTGGTTCACTTGGAGAAGATTGACCCAAAGAGACACATGTAAGAAGGGGTGTGTTAAGATGAGCCTCTGTTGGCAGTCATGGACAAAGTGGAGTTTTTATTAAAATGCATTTTATTTACATGGGACTTAGTTTTGTATGATTCCTATAAGAAAGCTCTTTCCCACAGTCCTTTGTGAGACCTGGAGTTCATTAACAGAGACAATCTTGATGTGTATCTCGTACATTTGGAGAAGGACCACCTGTCATTAGGATGTTAGTAGTGTTTGAAAAGGACTTCACAGGAGGATTGACACAGCCAACATGGACGATGTGACAAATGAGGCTTTGAACGAGTCAATAAATAACAATGTTTCTATTCAGTGCTGAACACTTAGCACATTGGTTTTGTGTGACGCTGACAGTGCTTTGTTCTGTGTTGGAGATGTTTCCAGAAATGCACAGCTATAGTGTTTATTAAACATGATTTTTCTCAACTCAACTGTGTCCTCTTGGTTTGCAGCACTCAACAGATGCGTTGTGCAGCAGTACACAACATTGTGGAATGTTCAGACAGGCCAGTTTGTTCTAATCTACATTCACAACATGTTCTGACATGTAGAATAATGAATCATTACATTTTAAGTCATTGGGGCTCCGAGTGGTGcaccggtctaaggcactgcatctcagtgctaaaggtgtcactagagacaccctggtttgcttccagtctgtatcacaaccggccgtgattggtagtGCCGTAGGGCagaacacaattggcccagcgttgtccgggtttggccagcgtaagccgtcattgtaaataagaatttgtaaaaTGACTTGTGTAGTTAAAAAAAGAGCGACTTACATGAACAATTGGGTATGCCTTGCCTAAggacacatcgacagatttttccacCGGCTCGGGGaatcaaaccagcgacctttcggttactggcccaacgcccatACCTGCCGCCACATCATTCCAGCTCTCATACCTGCCGCCCCATCATTCCAGCTCTATTAATAACAGATATGTCTGCAACATTCCCCAAAGTTTGTCTTCTACATGTGACCCTGTTGACAGGTGCCATTTCCATTGTTTGCCACTAGGGAGCTCTCCTACTCTATTTGTAAAAACCCGGcctttctggttagagccagttatATCTGCACCTCGATCATCTACACAGGAGCCGTGGTTGCCATGGTAATAATTAGCCACGAGATCTGCACATCTCATCCCACAACTCTAATTAGCTTTTTCAATTGCTTAATTATACATATACCTGTGAAAGCTTTCCCTTTCTTCTTCTCACAAAAGCATTGATTTCCCTTCCCCTCTCATTTCTCTTAACCCATTAGTACCTCAATGGCAACCTGAGCGGAGGGAGGCTCTTGTATGTACAAGACTTGAGGCCTCCGGTTGTTTAATCTACAGTTATTTCAAAATGGTCTTGTCTTCATTGTATCATCTCCATTCTGGGCTAGAGATCAGTTTTCTGCTGATGCCctcccatatacagtgcattcgggaaagtattcagacccattcactatttccacattttgttacgttacagccttattctaaaactgattaaataaatgttttcctcagTGTACACACTACCTCagcatgacaaagcgaaaacaggtttttagaaattttggtACATTTTATTGATACACATtttgttttcagaccctttgctatgagacttgaaattgagctcaggtccatccttgagatgattctacaacttgatttgagcacctgtggtaaattcaattgattggacatgatttggaagggcacacacctgtctatacaaggtcccacagttgacggtgcatgtcagagcaaaaaccaagccatgaggacgaaggaattgttcgtagagctccgagaccggattgtgttgaggcacagatctggggaaggggtaCAAAAAATAGTAttcagtattgaaggtccccaagaacacagtggcctcctccattattaaatggaagaagtttagaaccaccaagactcttcctagagctggctgtctggccaaactgagcaatcggggagaaggtccttggtcagatggtgaccaagaacctaatggtcactctgacagagctccagagttcctcaaccatctctgcagcactccaccaatcagacctttatggtagagtggccaggctgaaaccactcctcaataaaaggcacatgacagcccgcttggagtttgccaaaaggcacctaaaggactctccgaccacgagaaaccagattctctggtctgatgaagccaagattgaactctttggcctgattgtcaagcgtcacgtctggaggaaacctggcaccattgcttcagtgaagcatggtggtggcagaatcatcctgtggggatgtttttcagcggcaagtactgggagactagtcaggatcgagggaaagatgaacagagcaaagtacagagagatccttgttgaaaacctgctccagagcactcaggacctcaatctggggcaaaggttcaccttccaataggacaacgaccctaagcacacagccaagacaatgcaggagtggcttcgggataagtctccgtaatgtccttgagtggcccagccagagcccggacttgaacccgatcgaacatctctggagagacctgaaaatagctgtgcagcgacactccccatccaacctgacagagcttgagaagatatacagagaagaatgggagaaactccccaattacaggtgtgccaagcttgtagcgtcatacacaagaatgctcgaggctgtaatcgctgccaaaggtgcttaaacaaagtacagaatgaagggtctgaataccacagtaccagtcaaaagtttgtacactcagtgtcaccagcaaagcaccatcacaccacctccatgtttcacagtgggaaccacacatgcggagatcatccgttcacggcagttggaaccaaaaatctcaaatttggactcatcagaccaaaggaaagatttTTACacatctaatgtccattgctcatgtttcttaggccaagcaagtctcttcttcttcttgtcggtgtcctttagtaatggcttctttgcagcaattagaccatgaagggttgattcatgcagtctactctgaacagttgatgtatctgttacttgaactctgatgcatttatttgggctgcaatttctgaagctggttactctaataaacttatcctctgcagcagaggtaactctgggtcttccattcctgtggcggttctcatgagagacagtttcgtCATAGCACTTGAGGTTTTTTGtgaatgcacttgaagaaactatcAAAGTTAACATTtttcgcattgactgaccttcatgtcttaaagtaatgatggactgtcgtttctctttacttatttgagctgttcttgccataatatggacttggtcttttaccaaatagagctatcttctgtataccacccctaccttgtcacaacacgactgattggctcaaatgcattaagaaggaaagaaattccacaaattaacttttaacaagccaaacctgttaattgaaatgcattccaggtgactacataatgaagctggttgagagattgtcaagagtgtgcaaagctgtcatcaaggcaagggcggctactttgaagaatattaaatatatttagatattttaacacttttttggttactatataattccataagtgttatctcgtagtgttgatgtcttcattattattctacaatgtagaaaattgtaaaaagaaagaataatccttgaatgagtagttgtgtccaaatgtttgactggtactgtatgtaaa includes the following:
- the LOC106583308 gene encoding mediator of RNA polymerase II transcription subunit 18 translates to MEAPPVSVLPITGGTINMMEYLLQGSVLDQALESLLHRLRGLCDNMEPETFADHELVYLLKGQQGNPFLLRARRSLSHPTVPWHLRYLGQPEVGDKSRHALVRNCVDVAASHSLPDFLNEMGFRMDHEFVAKGHIFRRGVLKVVVSKLSRILVPGNTENTEPLSLSYLVELSVLAPAGQDTMSEEMRSFAEQLKPLVHLEKIDPKRHM